The following coding sequences are from one Streptomyces sp. V3I7 window:
- a CDS encoding cell division protein FtsQ/DivIB produces the protein MAGPTVAERGERQQGSSGPPLLRRPGLPRLRTIVILAVAVVLLGAGSVWVLYGSPWLRVERVSVAGTRILTSDQVRRTSEAPVGAPLVSVDTGAIEARLRRKMPRIDTVEVVRAWPHGIGLKVTERAPVLLVRRNGEFVEVDDEGVRFATVPKAPKNIPVLDLAASRSDSASASLRRFGTDRLTRAAVRVAGALPAAVLHETGSVKVRSYDAISLQLGGGRTVDWGSGENGRAKARALTALMKAAPNARHFDVAVPTAPVSSGS, from the coding sequence GTGGCCGGACCGACCGTTGCCGAGCGCGGTGAACGCCAGCAGGGGTCGTCCGGCCCGCCGCTCCTTCGGCGACCAGGCCTGCCCCGTCTTCGTACGATCGTCATCCTGGCGGTCGCCGTCGTGCTGCTCGGTGCCGGTTCCGTCTGGGTGTTGTACGGCTCCCCGTGGCTGCGGGTGGAGCGCGTATCCGTCGCCGGTACCCGGATTCTGACGTCCGATCAGGTCCGCCGGACCTCCGAGGCGCCCGTCGGTGCCCCGCTGGTCTCCGTCGACACCGGCGCGATCGAGGCCCGACTCCGCCGGAAAATGCCGCGTATTGACACCGTGGAGGTCGTGCGCGCCTGGCCGCACGGCATCGGGCTGAAGGTGACCGAGCGGGCTCCGGTCCTCCTGGTGCGCAGAAATGGCGAGTTCGTCGAAGTCGACGACGAGGGCGTCCGTTTCGCCACCGTTCCCAAGGCACCGAAGAACATTCCGGTTCTGGACCTCGCTGCCTCCCGGTCCGATTCGGCCTCCGCGAGTCTGCGGCGCTTCGGCACCGACCGGCTCACGCGGGCCGCGGTGCGCGTCGCGGGCGCCCTCCCGGCCGCCGTCCTGCACGAGACCGGGAGCGTCAAAGTCCGTTCCTACGACGCCATCTCGCTTCAGCTGGGCGGCGGTCGGACGGTCGACTGGGGAAGCGGCGAGAACGGCCGCGCGAAGGCGCGCGCACTCACCGCGCTCATGAAAGCGGCCCCGAACGCACGGCACTTCGACGTCGCCGTTCCCACCGCCCCGGTGTCATCGGGGAGTTGA
- the murG gene encoding undecaprenyldiphospho-muramoylpentapeptide beta-N-acetylglucosaminyltransferase, with amino-acid sequence MHVVLAGGGTAGHIEPALALADALRRQDPTVGITALGTERGLETRLVPERGYELALIPAVPLPRKPTPELITVPGRLRGTIKATEEILERTKADAVVGFGGYVALPAYLAAKRLGVPIVIHEANARPGLANKIGSRYASRVAVSTPDSKLRDARYIGIPLRRTIATLDRSALRPEARAYFGLNPNLPTLLVSGGSQGARRLNEVTQQVAPWLQQAGIQILHAVGPKNELPQVQQMPGMPPYIPVSYLDRMDLAYAAADMMLCRAGAMTVAELSAVGLPAAYVPLPIGNGEQRLNAQPVVKAGGGLLVDDADLTPEWVQQNVLPVLADPHRLYEMSRAAGEFGRRDADELLVGMVYEAIASRR; translated from the coding sequence GTGCATGTCGTACTTGCCGGCGGGGGCACCGCGGGCCACATCGAGCCCGCGCTCGCCCTCGCGGACGCCCTGCGCAGGCAGGACCCGACCGTGGGGATCACGGCCCTGGGCACGGAGCGGGGTCTGGAGACCCGGCTCGTTCCCGAGCGCGGCTACGAGCTCGCGCTGATCCCGGCGGTGCCGCTGCCGCGCAAGCCCACGCCTGAGCTGATCACCGTCCCGGGCCGGCTGCGCGGCACGATCAAGGCGACCGAGGAGATCCTGGAACGCACCAAGGCGGACGCCGTGGTCGGCTTCGGCGGCTACGTCGCGCTGCCCGCGTACCTGGCCGCCAAGAGGCTCGGGGTGCCGATCGTGATCCACGAGGCCAACGCCCGCCCCGGTCTCGCCAACAAGATCGGCTCGCGCTACGCCTCCCGCGTCGCCGTCTCCACGCCCGACAGCAAGCTGCGCGACGCCCGCTACATCGGCATCCCGCTGCGCCGCACCATCGCGACGCTGGACCGGTCGGCGCTGCGCCCCGAGGCCCGCGCCTACTTCGGCCTCAACCCCAACCTGCCCACGCTGCTGGTCTCCGGCGGCTCGCAGGGCGCCCGCCGCCTCAACGAGGTGACCCAGCAGGTCGCTCCGTGGCTGCAGCAGGCCGGCATCCAGATCCTGCACGCGGTCGGTCCGAAGAACGAACTGCCGCAGGTGCAGCAGATGCCGGGAATGCCCCCGTACATCCCGGTAAGTTACCTGGACCGGATGGACCTCGCGTACGCCGCGGCCGACATGATGCTGTGCCGCGCGGGCGCGATGACCGTCGCCGAGCTCTCCGCCGTCGGACTTCCCGCCGCCTACGTCCCGCTGCCCATCGGCAACGGCGAACAGCGGCTGAACGCCCAGCCGGTGGTCAAGGCGGGCGGCGGTCTCCTCGTCGACGACGCCGACCTCACGCCGGAGTGGGTGCAGCAGAACGTCCTTCCCGTGCTGGCCGATCCGCACCGGCTGTACGAGATGTCCCGCGCCGCGGGCGAGTTCGGCCGCCGCGACGCCGACGAGCTGCTCGTCGGCATGGTGTACGAGGCCATCGCCTCGCGCCGTTAG